From Pedobacter cryoconitis, one genomic window encodes:
- a CDS encoding acyltransferase family protein has translation MNQTTQITTHKVEYLSSLTALRGIAALLVAIFHFEMAVARFVPAAQSMFFEKCYLMVDLFFIMSGFIMLHVYSSEFKNNIQAKSLKNFLVARFARVYPLHLFSLLLLVVIVRWLTDWGNPPILLEQPADILPNIFLLHSFGFTKIYSWNIPSWSISAEWAAYLLFPIIALCMNKKKAITVILLALFIVVAYYSIMYLLPRKNPINPAIPVPHNLNTTFDYGYIRGIAGFITGLLVYLLYELRAFRKAFSSDIVCLLIILAITLSMHFALNDSLTVLLFAMLVLSFTANNGRIAKFCNRKIPQFLGDISYSVYLMQIFLQEPFSHGIYLPGITGIGRGKQNIDFSSGVLYCITYLVLLIMISYISYQWVERPSRRFINRIWGK, from the coding sequence ATGAATCAAACCACTCAGATCACAACCCATAAAGTTGAGTATCTTTCTTCATTAACAGCCTTGCGCGGAATTGCCGCACTACTGGTCGCCATATTTCATTTTGAAATGGCTGTCGCCAGGTTTGTTCCTGCTGCACAATCAATGTTTTTCGAAAAATGCTACCTGATGGTAGATCTGTTCTTTATTATGAGTGGCTTTATTATGCTGCATGTATATAGCAGCGAGTTTAAAAATAACATACAGGCAAAATCATTGAAAAACTTTCTTGTTGCCCGCTTTGCAAGAGTCTATCCGCTGCACCTGTTCTCTCTGCTACTGCTGGTCGTGATTGTACGCTGGCTTACGGATTGGGGCAATCCACCCATTCTCCTTGAACAGCCAGCTGATATTCTACCAAATATTTTCTTACTCCACTCCTTCGGCTTTACAAAGATATATTCCTGGAATATTCCTTCCTGGAGCATTAGTGCTGAATGGGCTGCTTACCTCCTTTTTCCAATCATTGCACTCTGCATGAATAAGAAAAAAGCGATCACTGTTATACTTTTAGCTTTGTTTATAGTAGTTGCATATTATTCCATCATGTACTTACTTCCGCGAAAAAACCCTATAAATCCTGCTATACCAGTACCTCATAATCTAAATACAACATTCGATTATGGATATATACGTGGTATAGCCGGATTTATAACCGGCCTGCTTGTCTATCTGCTCTACGAATTACGCGCTTTCAGAAAAGCTTTCTCTTCTGATATAGTATGCCTGCTTATAATTTTAGCGATCACGCTATCCATGCATTTTGCACTGAATGATAGCCTTACAGTGTTGCTGTTTGCCATGCTTGTACTCAGCTTTACGGCTAATAATGGCAGGATAGCTAAATTCTGTAACCGGAAAATTCCGCAATTCCTGGGAGACATTTCTTATTCCGTTTACCTCATGCAGATTTTTCTGCAAGAACCATTTTCACATGGTATTTACTTGCCGGGTATTACAGGAATAGGAAGAGGTAAACAAAATATTGATTTTTCAAGCGGAGTTTTATATTGCATAACCTATCTGGTCCTACTCATTATGATATCTTATATTTCTTATCAATGGGTAGAGCGTCCCAGCAGAAGATTTATCAATCGTATTTGGGGAAAATAA
- a CDS encoding GNAT family N-acetyltransferase, which yields MLKAESEDKNTVVDILTKSFNENRSFNSIIKQDKYRVNRIRKVFEYYFECCSRYGAVYLSEDKNACAMISFPDQKKVSFWSVLMDVKLLFVLGLKSVKLGFSRAAKIGKVHPDSAFYYLLFIGVNPDFQHQGIGLKLLEELVADSERLKLPVYLETYMERNIILYKKAGFKIYNELDFGFRVFCMKREFN from the coding sequence GTGTTAAAAGCAGAATCAGAAGATAAGAATACAGTTGTTGATATACTTACAAAATCTTTCAATGAAAACAGAAGTTTCAATTCTATTATTAAACAAGATAAATACCGCGTAAACAGAATCAGGAAAGTTTTTGAATACTACTTTGAGTGTTGTTCGAGGTATGGAGCGGTTTATCTTTCTGAGGATAAAAATGCTTGTGCCATGATCTCATTTCCCGATCAGAAGAAGGTCAGTTTCTGGTCTGTTTTAATGGACGTAAAACTTCTTTTTGTGCTTGGGCTTAAGAGCGTAAAGCTTGGGTTTAGCAGAGCAGCTAAAATTGGTAAGGTACATCCGGATTCTGCTTTTTATTATCTCCTTTTCATTGGTGTAAACCCTGATTTTCAGCACCAGGGAATTGGTCTTAAGCTATTGGAAGAATTGGTAGCAGATAGTGAGCGGTTAAAACTCCCTGTTTATCTGGAAACCTATATGGAACGCAACATAATTCTTTATAAAAAAGCCGGATTTAAGATCTATAATGAGTTGGATTTTGGTTTCCGTGTATTTTGTATGAAACGCGAATTTAACTAA
- a CDS encoding sulfatase family protein, protein MKTYFLIVLITLTSCITLHAQQKCPNVIVIYADDLGYGDVSCYGAKKIKTPHIDQLAKQGIKFTNAHATSATCTPSRFSILTGVYAWRKKGTGIAPGNAALLIDTAQLTLAKIFKQTGYTTAAIGKWHLGLGGQGGPDWNGEIKPGPQELGFDKSYIIPATLDRVPCVIVADHHVENLDLKDPITVNYHQKTGEWPTGKESPELLIMKSSNGHDNTIINGIGRIGYMTGGKAAIWDDYTLTEKLTAQAETFITANKANPFFLYFASPNIHVPRTPNKRFAGKSGMGPRGDVILEFDWSVGRLMKTLDSLGLTNNTMIVLSSDNGPVVDDGYQDQAAELMGGHQPAGPLRGGKYSAFDGGTRVPFIVSWPSAVKSGTSDALISQVDLIRSFASLLNQKLSTKQAYDSFDMISQLLGKSKSNRPYLIEDAGGLGIIADNWKYIVPNNAAAYDYATKTELGNSKEPQLYNLSKDIEERKNLASQYPDKVKQLSEKLQQVKDEHGYHL, encoded by the coding sequence ATGAAAACATATTTTTTAATTGTTCTGATTACTTTAACTTCCTGCATAACGCTGCATGCGCAGCAAAAATGTCCGAATGTCATTGTAATTTATGCAGATGACCTCGGCTATGGAGACGTAAGCTGTTATGGTGCGAAAAAAATCAAAACTCCACATATAGACCAGCTGGCTAAACAAGGAATCAAGTTTACCAATGCTCACGCTACAAGCGCAACCTGTACCCCATCCCGCTTTTCTATACTGACGGGAGTTTATGCCTGGCGTAAAAAAGGTACAGGCATTGCCCCTGGTAATGCAGCTTTATTAATTGATACTGCACAGCTTACGCTTGCCAAAATATTTAAACAAACCGGTTACACGACCGCAGCCATTGGCAAGTGGCACCTTGGCCTGGGTGGTCAGGGCGGCCCTGACTGGAATGGAGAGATCAAACCGGGCCCGCAAGAACTTGGTTTTGATAAATCTTATATTATACCTGCCACATTAGATAGGGTTCCATGCGTGATTGTAGCTGATCACCACGTTGAAAATTTAGACCTGAAAGATCCGATTACTGTAAATTATCATCAAAAAACAGGAGAATGGCCTACAGGAAAAGAAAGTCCTGAATTATTAATTATGAAATCATCAAATGGTCATGACAATACCATCATTAACGGAATTGGCCGTATCGGCTATATGACCGGAGGTAAGGCTGCGATCTGGGACGATTACACACTAACAGAGAAACTTACGGCCCAGGCAGAAACCTTTATTACCGCAAATAAGGCTAATCCTTTTTTCCTTTACTTTGCCTCACCAAACATCCATGTTCCAAGAACACCGAATAAGCGGTTTGCTGGTAAAAGCGGGATGGGCCCCCGCGGAGATGTTATCCTGGAATTCGACTGGAGTGTGGGCCGTTTGATGAAAACACTCGATAGCCTGGGATTAACCAATAATACCATGATCGTACTCAGTAGCGATAACGGCCCCGTTGTTGATGATGGATACCAGGATCAGGCAGCAGAACTAATGGGTGGACATCAACCCGCAGGCCCGCTAAGGGGAGGTAAATACAGCGCATTTGATGGCGGGACCCGTGTCCCTTTTATCGTGAGCTGGCCATCAGCAGTAAAAAGCGGTACAAGTGACGCACTGATCAGTCAGGTTGATTTAATCAGATCTTTTGCAAGTCTGCTGAACCAGAAACTCAGCACTAAACAAGCTTATGATAGTTTTGATATGATCAGTCAGCTTTTGGGAAAATCAAAAAGCAATCGCCCATATTTAATAGAAGATGCCGGTGGACTGGGAATAATTGCGGATAACTGGAAATACATAGTACCAAATAACGCCGCTGCCTATGATTACGCTACCAAAACTGAACTCGGTAACAGTAAAGAACCTCAATTGTATAACCTATCAAAAGATATAGAAGAACGCAAGAACCTTGCATCCCAATATCCTGATAAGGTTAAACAGTTATCAGAAAAACTACAGCAAGTAAAAGATGAGCACGGTTATCATTTGTAA
- a CDS encoding RNA polymerase sigma factor — protein MNLFAKQHSKLIEGCKANKRAAQEGLYKLFYADMLRLCYRYLKSDELSKEALNAGFLKVFQHIGTFDEKKGELGGWIRTIIVRTCIDLGRKEIKFSKEINDLEEAEDVFMPPAILNKLYAEDLLKCIRLLPDATRLVFNLSVIEGYSHGEISEQLNIRESTSRWHLSEGKKMLREMLTSPNRSMNQPTENNNKVI, from the coding sequence ATGAACCTATTTGCTAAGCAACATTCTAAGCTGATTGAAGGTTGTAAGGCTAACAAACGCGCTGCTCAGGAGGGGTTGTATAAACTTTTTTATGCTGATATGCTGCGTTTGTGTTACCGCTATCTGAAATCTGATGAACTGTCTAAAGAGGCATTGAATGCAGGGTTTTTAAAAGTATTTCAGCATATTGGAACATTTGATGAGAAAAAGGGTGAGTTAGGGGGCTGGATCAGAACAATTATAGTAAGAACCTGTATTGATCTTGGACGAAAGGAAATTAAGTTTAGTAAAGAAATCAATGATTTGGAAGAAGCGGAAGATGTTTTTATGCCTCCGGCTATACTGAATAAGCTTTACGCAGAAGACCTTTTAAAATGCATCCGCCTGTTGCCTGATGCAACACGGCTTGTTTTTAACCTGTCAGTAATTGAAGGATATTCACATGGAGAAATTAGTGAACAGTTAAATATCAGGGAAAGTACTTCCCGATGGCATCTTTCTGAAGGGAAAAAAATGCTTAGAGAAATGCTCACTTCTCCCAATAGATCTATGAATCAACCAACTGAAAATAATAACAAGGTAATATGA
- a CDS encoding DUF6660 family protein, with amino-acid sequence MKFLTLLLSLIVLTLTIVPCCALEKDADQLSLKALQQHTQKDEDCCKDCSPFYVCGTCVGFTINNFLSPTFTIYLRPVKHDSAYLTVELPQIPVVIWQPPQLS; translated from the coding sequence GTGAAGTTCCTGACGCTGCTTTTATCCTTAATTGTGCTGACACTAACTATTGTGCCTTGTTGTGCATTGGAAAAAGATGCGGACCAACTTTCTTTAAAAGCATTGCAGCAGCATACGCAGAAAGACGAAGATTGCTGCAAAGATTGTTCTCCATTTTATGTTTGTGGTACTTGTGTTGGATTTACGATCAATAATTTTTTGTCACCCACATTCACAATCTATTTAAGGCCTGTTAAGCACGATAGTGCCTATTTGACTGTGGAACTTCCGCAAATCCCTGTCGTGATCTGGCAACCGCCTCAATTAAGCTAA
- a CDS encoding c-type cytochrome, producing the protein MKYKAIATLSVLVGTVVMLSGFMPKEEKKASNLKVLPKDISYEELDKVMDGFKAALGVKCNFCHAASKDDPKHLDFASDAKPEKEIARSMMKMTYRINKKYFHIKDVYNTKAVLAVNCITCHRGQAHPEDK; encoded by the coding sequence ATGAAATATAAAGCAATCGCTACCTTGTCTGTATTAGTAGGCACAGTTGTTATGTTAAGCGGGTTTATGCCCAAGGAAGAAAAAAAAGCCAGTAATCTTAAAGTTCTTCCTAAAGATATCAGTTATGAAGAGCTGGATAAGGTGATGGACGGATTTAAGGCTGCATTAGGTGTCAAATGTAATTTTTGCCATGCAGCCAGTAAAGATGATCCTAAACATCTGGATTTCGCGAGTGATGCAAAACCGGAAAAGGAAATTGCCAGGTCCATGATGAAAATGACCTATCGGATCAATAAGAAATATTTTCATATTAAAGACGTCTATAATACTAAAGCAGTGCTTGCTGTAAACTGTATTACCTGCCATCGCGGGCAGGCACATCCTGAAGACAAGTAA
- a CDS encoding FkbM family methyltransferase: MKALIKKLKKTFPVDKFFFHRSYSQEGEDMIYRSCFENRKHYKGFYIDVGAHHPYRFSNTVHFYQNGWRGINIEPTPGAIKLFNLFRRRDINLNIGIDSTPGILPFYCFNEPALNSFDKEISITRSATNANYKITKVINIRTMPLKQVLANHLPEGQIIDFLNIDAEGFDLEVLKSNNWDKYIPLFIMVETGIDIQNLAGSEIYNYLSARNYALVAKTNRTSFFKLKSA, encoded by the coding sequence ATGAAAGCCTTAATCAAAAAACTCAAAAAGACCTTCCCTGTTGATAAATTTTTCTTTCACAGATCCTATTCACAAGAAGGAGAAGATATGATCTACAGATCATGTTTTGAAAACCGGAAACATTATAAAGGATTTTATATTGATGTGGGTGCTCACCATCCCTATCGTTTTTCAAACACGGTACATTTTTATCAGAATGGCTGGCGCGGAATAAACATAGAACCCACTCCTGGTGCCATCAAACTATTCAATCTTTTTCGCCGCAGAGATATTAACCTGAATATCGGTATTGATAGTACTCCGGGCATACTTCCGTTTTACTGTTTTAATGAACCCGCATTGAACAGTTTTGATAAAGAAATATCAATCACCAGATCTGCAACAAATGCAAATTATAAGATTACCAAAGTAATCAATATCAGAACTATGCCGCTTAAACAGGTTTTAGCAAATCATCTGCCCGAGGGACAGATCATAGACTTTTTAAATATTGACGCAGAAGGATTTGATCTTGAAGTATTAAAATCAAATAACTGGGATAAATATATCCCCCTGTTTATTATGGTGGAGACAGGAATAGATATCCAAAACCTTGCAGGATCTGAAATCTACAACTACCTTTCAGCAAGAAATTATGCGCTGGTTGCTAAAACAAACCGCACCTCGTTCTTCAAATTAAAATCAGCCTGA
- a CDS encoding VOC family protein, with translation MQKIISNLWFNGQAEEAVNYYLSIFKNSKIGRKSYYGEVGFEYHHKPAGTVMTIEFEIEGQKFLALNAGPEFKFNEAVSFIVNCDTQEEIDYYWEFR, from the coding sequence ATGCAAAAGATTATTTCAAACTTATGGTTTAATGGCCAGGCAGAAGAGGCTGTAAATTATTACTTGTCTATCTTTAAAAATTCAAAAATCGGAAGGAAATCTTATTATGGTGAAGTGGGTTTTGAATATCATCATAAGCCGGCCGGTACTGTGATGACTATAGAATTTGAAATTGAAGGACAAAAATTTCTCGCACTTAATGCGGGCCCTGAATTCAAATTTAATGAAGCGGTATCATTTATTGTAAACTGCGACACACAGGAAGAAATCGATTATTATTGGGAATTCAGATGA
- a CDS encoding outer membrane beta-barrel protein, translating to MRNSAWYYKLWLKKLSKLPLKEDAGSAWAGMKDMLDAQMPVSNGGGTVATKPFAAKLVSLLGYALPVAAAIGVTTYLVSPIVIKPKNPVILKKQQSHLPADTLHRKGLPISADSLANIETDSAHVLSIDSLSRDLTGVKAKTNGTNKQISDLRPAAVSKIENHQVENYAVKVQPDHSENTVSPGTSLVKENTASTIESIKPDKEENQIPVNEKISGKHSTAKVASSKKKKVSRSPKVKEFMTTPAYNFGLESGWNTGKNNGLYVGIFGAYRIKTKLLLNMGLRLNTSTTLSGSYITKPSGYLRDTLSTYKVSDNRKMTLLNVPLTLEYRLSNQISINAGPVISFPLSQSKGNTQSELYKAQLPSTKYLDSARHRAVDSTLNYTKVNKVNLGITGGISIRFNQFYMEGKYLRNLTPYKVSNTLGGYQQYNGSFQLGLRYQFKK from the coding sequence ATGAGAAATTCAGCTTGGTATTATAAACTCTGGCTTAAAAAGCTATCCAAACTTCCTTTAAAAGAAGATGCTGGTTCCGCGTGGGCTGGTATGAAAGATATGCTGGATGCACAAATGCCTGTTAGCAATGGCGGTGGTACTGTGGCTACTAAGCCATTTGCTGCTAAACTGGTCTCTTTACTTGGCTATGCGCTTCCTGTTGCGGCAGCAATTGGCGTAACCACTTACCTGGTATCGCCAATAGTGATCAAGCCCAAAAACCCGGTGATTTTGAAGAAGCAACAATCTCATTTGCCTGCTGACACATTACATCGCAAAGGTCTTCCCATTTCTGCTGATTCTTTGGCAAATATTGAGACTGATAGCGCTCATGTTTTATCAATTGATAGCTTGTCAAGAGACTTAACGGGCGTTAAAGCTAAAACCAACGGGACTAATAAACAAATTTCTGATTTAAGACCAGCTGCGGTTTCAAAAATAGAAAATCATCAGGTTGAAAATTATGCTGTAAAGGTACAGCCTGATCATAGCGAAAATACAGTATCGCCGGGTACTTCATTAGTTAAAGAAAATACAGCATCAACTATAGAAAGTATAAAACCTGATAAAGAGGAAAATCAGATACCGGTGAATGAGAAAATTAGTGGCAAGCATTCAACCGCTAAAGTTGCCTCATCAAAGAAGAAAAAAGTTAGCCGTAGCCCGAAAGTAAAAGAATTCATGACTACTCCTGCTTATAATTTTGGACTGGAAAGCGGATGGAATACGGGGAAAAATAATGGCCTTTACGTTGGTATTTTTGGCGCATACAGAATAAAAACGAAGTTGTTGTTGAATATGGGTCTTCGGTTAAATACATCGACCACACTTTCGGGAAGTTATATCACTAAACCCAGTGGTTATCTCCGGGATACTTTATCAACTTATAAAGTATCGGATAACAGAAAGATGACGCTCTTAAATGTGCCGTTAACTCTTGAATACAGGCTTTCAAATCAGATCAGTATCAATGCCGGGCCAGTAATCAGTTTTCCGCTAAGCCAGTCAAAAGGTAATACCCAGTCTGAGCTTTACAAAGCTCAGCTGCCTTCTACTAAATACCTGGACTCAGCCCGTCACAGAGCCGTAGATTCTACTTTGAATTATACTAAAGTAAATAAGGTAAATCTGGGTATCACTGGTGGGATAAGCATTCGTTTCAACCAGTTTTATATGGAAGGTAAGTATTTGCGAAATCTCACGCCTTATAAGGTGAGCAATACATTGGGTGGTTATCAGCAATACAATGGTTCTTTCCAGCTTGGACTTCGCTATCAATTTAAAAAATAG
- a CDS encoding LuxR C-terminal-related transcriptional regulator has product MTLFDTNMPLIIFFIIIIEVALLFQQWIGYLTRKHEHKRLYHLYLVLLLILYNIFEGFFPDHRITFVPEKWQNFLGYAFGYVFCAYCPVYFYKTMGLKTLKFHGSYGFLFIIIPLIVFYGVLYPVNNDISFTRKYVYIIPVLYAIVLFSTAIKGIYKKYKHDKEQELLIERLCIFFAVFPVSITPVFGAWLGIDKWIITFGCNIGFLVVNMVLMRQFVRQSKSEQARLAEMRREIESINAAAKKDVLANFIEKCSFYNLTTRETEIAELIAEGMKYKDIAEKLFISERTVAKHVQNIFLKAGVENKTMLIKALKE; this is encoded by the coding sequence ATGACATTATTTGATACGAATATGCCCCTGATTATATTTTTTATAATCATTATAGAAGTTGCCTTATTGTTCCAGCAGTGGATAGGTTATCTGACAAGAAAGCATGAGCATAAGCGGCTTTATCATTTATACCTTGTTCTTCTTTTGATACTTTATAATATCTTCGAAGGATTCTTTCCTGATCACAGAATAACTTTTGTGCCTGAGAAATGGCAAAATTTCCTGGGTTATGCCTTTGGTTATGTTTTTTGCGCTTATTGTCCTGTTTATTTTTATAAAACGATGGGATTAAAAACGCTGAAGTTTCATGGCAGCTATGGCTTCCTTTTTATTATCATTCCGTTGATTGTCTTTTATGGGGTTCTATATCCGGTGAACAATGATATTTCGTTCACCAGAAAATATGTTTATATTATTCCTGTACTCTATGCCATAGTGTTGTTTTCTACGGCTATCAAGGGAATATATAAAAAGTATAAGCATGATAAGGAGCAGGAATTGCTGATCGAAAGGTTATGTATCTTTTTTGCTGTATTTCCGGTCAGTATAACTCCGGTTTTTGGTGCCTGGCTGGGAATTGATAAGTGGATCATTACATTTGGGTGCAATATTGGATTCCTGGTGGTCAACATGGTTCTCATGAGGCAGTTTGTCAGACAGTCAAAATCTGAGCAAGCTAGATTAGCAGAGATGAGGCGTGAGATTGAAAGCATTAATGCCGCGGCAAAAAAAGATGTTTTAGCTAATTTTATTGAAAAGTGTAGTTTTTATAATCTGACAACCAGGGAAACAGAGATTGCAGAATTGATAGCTGAAGGCATGAAGTACAAGGACATTGCCGAAAAGCTATTTATATCTGAAAGAACGGTTGCCAAACATGTTCAGAATATTTTTCTTAAGGCCGGAGTGGAGAATAAAACAATGTTGATTAAGGCTTTAAAGGAATAA
- a CDS encoding TonB-dependent receptor, protein MKKIAVLTAVLFFTGSAYAQNLFKALIKDAKTNQIIPGVTVKILGTNMSSLSGSDGLVFLTHVPSGKQLIQFSYVGFKTRTDTLLFPLAQIVPLPIVLESAENDEELAEVVVSTTRSSRTIANIPTRIEVIAGEELDEKGNMKPGDIRMLLAESTGIQAQQTSATSGNSSIRIQGLDGKYTQIIRDGFPLYAGFSGGLGLLQIAPLDLQQVEVIKGSSSTLYGGGAIAGLVNLVSKKPADQRQLNFLLNGTSALGLDASGFYAQKFKKVGATIYAAYNHGSAYDPSNTGFTAIPQFNRFTLNPKLFVYLNEGTTLSAGLNTTVEKRIGGDLEYIKGNGNAQHSYFEENNTQRYSTQLELDHQLNDKEKLIFRNSVSYYNRSIGLPDYLFSGVQLSTYSEVNYSRKEKKMDWVGGVNFLSDHFKEDKNNNAALRSYNYTTIGGFVQNTWNLTDKFIVESGIRTDYHNNYGFFFLPRVSGLWKINEHLSTRLGGGLGYKAPTVFTEDAERIQFRNVLPVDVNRTKAERSYGANYDINYRTLLFDDKIGFSINQLFFYTRINNPILLTPATGDDLAYIQPNGNLDTKGMETNAKISYGDFKLFIGYTLADVNQRTGDHHMVYPLVSKHRLNNVLMYEVEEKWKIGVEAYYFSKQRLNDGTTGKSYWTAGLMAEKIWERFSIFINFENLTDTRQTKFDTIYTGSVTDPVFRDIYAPVDGLVINGGIKFKL, encoded by the coding sequence ATGAAAAAAATTGCTGTGCTTACAGCTGTACTGTTTTTTACAGGATCAGCTTATGCTCAAAATCTATTTAAAGCGCTCATTAAGGACGCAAAAACTAACCAGATTATTCCGGGGGTCACTGTGAAAATTCTGGGTACAAATATGAGTTCATTATCTGGAAGTGATGGGCTTGTCTTTTTAACTCATGTCCCATCTGGCAAACAACTGATCCAGTTCAGTTATGTCGGTTTTAAAACAAGAACAGATACACTTTTATTTCCATTAGCTCAGATTGTACCATTACCGATTGTATTGGAATCTGCTGAGAATGACGAAGAGCTAGCTGAGGTAGTGGTTTCTACCACCAGAAGCAGCAGAACTATCGCAAATATTCCGACCCGGATAGAGGTGATTGCAGGGGAAGAGCTGGATGAAAAGGGAAACATGAAGCCCGGTGATATTCGTATGCTGCTTGCTGAAAGTACTGGAATCCAGGCACAGCAGACTTCTGCTACCAGTGGCAATTCGAGTATCCGTATCCAGGGGCTTGATGGAAAATATACACAGATCATACGAGATGGATTTCCCTTATATGCTGGGTTTTCTGGTGGATTGGGGCTATTACAGATTGCACCGCTGGACTTGCAGCAAGTCGAAGTGATCAAAGGTTCATCCTCTACATTATATGGTGGTGGTGCAATTGCAGGGCTTGTAAACCTGGTCTCTAAAAAGCCAGCAGATCAGCGGCAGCTTAACTTCCTTTTAAATGGCACGTCAGCTTTGGGACTGGATGCCAGTGGCTTTTATGCGCAGAAATTTAAAAAAGTGGGTGCCACTATTTATGCTGCATATAACCACGGCAGCGCTTATGACCCTTCAAACACTGGCTTTACAGCAATACCGCAATTTAACCGCTTTACATTGAATCCTAAACTCTTTGTCTATTTGAATGAGGGTACAACGCTTTCTGCCGGGTTGAATACTACGGTTGAAAAACGTATTGGTGGTGATCTGGAATATATTAAAGGGAATGGTAATGCCCAGCATAGCTATTTTGAAGAAAATAATACACAGCGTTACAGTACTCAGCTGGAATTGGATCATCAATTAAATGATAAAGAAAAATTGATATTCCGTAATTCTGTGAGCTATTATAACAGGAGTATTGGCTTGCCTGACTATCTTTTTTCAGGCGTACAGCTTTCAACTTATAGTGAAGTGAACTATTCCCGTAAAGAGAAAAAGATGGATTGGGTAGGAGGGGTTAACTTTCTCTCAGACCATTTTAAAGAGGATAAGAATAATAATGCTGCGCTGAGAAGCTACAATTATACCACTATCGGAGGTTTTGTCCAGAATACCTGGAACCTGACTGATAAATTTATAGTGGAGTCTGGTATCCGGACTGATTACCATAATAACTATGGCTTTTTCTTTTTACCAAGAGTTTCCGGGTTATGGAAAATCAATGAACACTTATCTACACGTTTAGGTGGCGGATTAGGCTACAAAGCCCCCACTGTATTCACAGAAGACGCTGAACGTATCCAATTTAGAAATGTATTGCCAGTTGATGTGAACCGGACGAAAGCTGAACGCTCTTACGGAGCTAATTATGATATCAATTACCGGACTCTATTATTTGATGATAAAATAGGATTTAGTATCAATCAGCTATTTTTTTATACGCGGATCAATAATCCTATTTTACTAACGCCCGCTACAGGTGATGATTTAGCTTATATACAGCCAAACGGCAATCTGGATACTAAGGGGATGGAAACTAATGCTAAAATCTCTTATGGTGATTTTAAGTTATTTATAGGGTATACCCTTGCCGATGTTAACCAGCGTACTGGTGACCATCACATGGTATATCCGCTGGTTTCTAAACATCGTTTAAATAATGTACTGATGTACGAAGTCGAAGAAAAATGGAAAATTGGAGTGGAGGCGTATTATTTTAGCAAGCAAAGATTAAATGACGGGACAACTGGGAAAAGCTACTGGACTGCCGGGTTAATGGCTGAGAAAATCTGGGAAAGGTTTTCCATCTTTATTAATTTTGAAAACCTGACAGATACGCGTCAAACTAAGTTTGATACGATTTATACGGGTTCGGTTACCGATCCTGTTTTTAGAGATATTTATGCTCCTGTGGACGGATTAGTTATTAATGGAGGAATAAAATTTAAATTATAA